A single genomic interval of Spirosoma linguale DSM 74 harbors:
- a CDS encoding Endothelin-converting enzyme 1 (PFAM: peptidase M13; Peptidase M13, neprilysin- like~KEGG: spl:Spea_3177 endothelin-converting protein 1), translated as MTKRVSFIVTGALAIAFIAAGPRKFIDPQNMDLSVKPGDNFYQYANGNWLRQNAIPASKTSWGSFNELRDKSLDAMKTLLEDASKTTTKGRLYQMVGDYYMSGMDSLTIEKLGFDPIKPELARIEKVNNKATFLDELAYQRTQSNGMLFGFFVSQDRKNVSKYLPQFSQGGTTLPDRDYYLKNDTRSVKIRDAYRDNLTKMFGLIGEEPTQASQDADVIMRVETALAKAQMPRVEMRDPYKTYNKLTIADFNKLTPGINWTDQLTKFGAKGQDTVLVQSPAFFRSLDSLVAATPIEDLRTYMRWNILKGAAPFLSDAFVKQNFAFSKVLTGQKEQTPRWQRVSGLIDNSLGDLLGQLYVQRYFKPEAKQRMLTLVGNLEDSYKEHIKNLDWMSEDTKKKALTKLLSFKRKIGYPDKWKNYDGVTIARNDYYGNVKSASKWSYNYMINRLGKPVDKTEWGMTPPTVNAYYNPVNNEIAFPAAILQFPFFDFDADDAINYGGIGAVIGHEMTHGFDDSGRQYDADGTLRDWWTKTDADNFKKRADQVKEQFFGFKVLDSIKVNGQLTLGENLADLGGLAIAYDAFKKTAQGKSSGKKSMIDGFTPDQRFFLSWAQVWRINVLPETQAQLIMTDPHAPGIYRCNGPLANINAWYEAFNVKPGDKMYKKPEDRIKVW; from the coding sequence ATGACAAAACGAGTAAGTTTTATAGTAACGGGTGCTCTGGCTATTGCATTTATAGCCGCCGGTCCCCGAAAGTTTATTGACCCGCAAAACATGGATTTATCCGTGAAGCCCGGCGATAACTTCTATCAGTATGCTAACGGGAACTGGCTTCGTCAAAATGCTATTCCAGCTTCCAAAACTTCATGGGGGAGTTTCAATGAGCTTCGCGACAAGAGTCTGGATGCGATGAAGACCCTGCTTGAGGATGCGTCCAAAACTACGACTAAAGGTCGGCTGTATCAGATGGTGGGCGACTATTACATGAGTGGTATGGACAGCCTGACGATTGAAAAGCTTGGTTTTGATCCAATCAAACCTGAGCTGGCCCGTATCGAAAAAGTTAACAACAAGGCCACTTTTTTGGACGAATTGGCCTACCAGCGGACACAGAGCAACGGCATGTTGTTCGGTTTTTTTGTCAGCCAGGACCGTAAGAATGTTTCCAAATATCTACCCCAGTTCAGCCAGGGGGGAACCACGTTGCCCGACCGTGATTATTACCTGAAAAATGATACCCGTAGTGTAAAAATCAGGGATGCATACCGGGATAATTTGACCAAAATGTTCGGCCTGATTGGTGAGGAGCCAACCCAGGCTTCGCAGGATGCCGATGTGATTATGCGGGTAGAAACGGCGCTGGCTAAAGCCCAGATGCCCCGTGTGGAAATGCGCGATCCGTACAAGACGTATAACAAACTGACCATCGCCGACTTCAACAAGCTAACGCCAGGTATCAACTGGACTGATCAGCTGACTAAGTTCGGCGCGAAAGGGCAGGATACGGTACTGGTACAAAGCCCGGCGTTTTTCCGCTCGCTGGATAGTCTGGTAGCTGCTACGCCTATCGAAGATCTGCGGACATACATGCGCTGGAACATTCTGAAAGGGGCCGCTCCGTTCCTGAGTGATGCGTTTGTAAAACAAAACTTTGCCTTTTCGAAAGTGCTGACCGGTCAGAAAGAGCAGACGCCCCGCTGGCAGCGTGTGAGTGGACTCATTGACAACTCACTCGGCGATTTACTGGGTCAACTGTACGTACAGCGGTACTTCAAACCGGAAGCTAAACAGCGCATGCTCACATTGGTCGGTAACCTCGAAGATTCATACAAAGAGCACATCAAAAACCTTGACTGGATGAGCGAGGATACTAAGAAGAAAGCGCTCACCAAATTGCTGTCCTTCAAACGGAAAATAGGTTATCCTGACAAGTGGAAGAATTATGATGGTGTTACCATTGCCCGCAATGATTACTACGGCAATGTAAAATCGGCCAGCAAATGGTCGTACAACTACATGATTAACCGCCTGGGTAAGCCTGTCGACAAAACGGAGTGGGGGATGACACCGCCAACGGTAAACGCCTACTACAATCCAGTAAACAACGAGATTGCGTTCCCGGCGGCTATCCTGCAGTTTCCCTTCTTCGATTTCGACGCGGACGATGCTATCAACTACGGTGGTATCGGGGCTGTAATCGGTCATGAAATGACGCATGGGTTCGACGACTCAGGCCGTCAGTATGATGCCGACGGAACCCTGCGCGACTGGTGGACCAAAACCGATGCTGATAACTTTAAGAAACGGGCCGATCAGGTAAAAGAGCAGTTCTTCGGTTTTAAGGTATTGGATTCCATCAAAGTGAACGGTCAGCTGACCCTTGGCGAAAACCTCGCCGATCTGGGCGGACTGGCTATTGCCTATGATGCTTTCAAGAAGACGGCACAGGGAAAGTCGAGCGGTAAAAAAAGTATGATTGATGGCTTCACACCCGATCAGCGTTTTTTCCTGTCGTGGGCACAGGTGTGGCGGATCAATGTTTTACCCGAAACGCAGGCACAGTTGATCATGACTGATCCCCATGCGCCGGGGATCTACCGTTGCAACGGACCTCTGGCAAACATTAATGCATGGTACGAAGCGTTCAATGTGAAGCCGGGCGACAAAATGTATAAAAAGCCGGAAGACCGAATTAAGGTCTGGTAA
- a CDS encoding translation elongation factor Tu (TIGRFAM: translation elongation factor Tu; small GTP-binding protein~PFAM: protein synthesis factor GTP-binding; elongation factor Tu domain protein; elongation factor Tu domain 2 protein~KEGG: gsu:GSU2871 elongation factor Tu) produces the protein MAKENFDRSKPHVNIGTIGHVDHGKTTLTAAITKVLAEKGLAAIRDFSSIDNAPEEKERGITINTSHVEYSTANRHYAHVDCPGHADYVKNMVTGAAQMDGAILVVAATDGPMPQTREHILLARQVGVPQLVVFMNKVDMVDDPELLELVEMEIRELLSFYNFDGDNIPVIQGSALGGLNGDAQWVKTIEELMQSVDDFIPLPPRMTDLPFLMPVEDVFSITGRGTVATGRIERGIINSGEQVEILGMGAENLKSVVTGVEMFRKILDRGEAGDNVGLLLRGIEKTDIRRGMVICKPGSVTPHLKFKAEVYVLSKEEGGRHTPFFNKYRPQFYFRTTDVTGEITLPANVEMVMPGDNITIEVSLINKIAMEKGLRFAIREGGRTVGAGQVTEILD, from the coding sequence ATGGCAAAAGAGAATTTTGACCGCTCGAAACCGCACGTAAACATCGGTACGATTGGTCACGTTGACCACGGTAAAACGACGCTGACGGCTGCCATTACGAAAGTGCTGGCCGAAAAGGGTCTGGCCGCAATTCGGGACTTCTCCTCGATTGACAACGCTCCAGAAGAAAAAGAGCGTGGTATCACCATCAATACATCGCACGTTGAGTATTCAACGGCAAACCGCCACTATGCACACGTTGACTGCCCAGGTCACGCCGACTATGTGAAAAACATGGTAACTGGTGCTGCACAAATGGACGGTGCTATCCTTGTGGTAGCTGCAACGGATGGACCAATGCCACAAACGCGTGAGCACATCCTGCTTGCTCGTCAGGTAGGTGTTCCTCAGCTCGTTGTGTTCATGAACAAAGTGGACATGGTGGACGACCCAGAGTTGCTCGAACTCGTTGAAATGGAAATCCGCGAACTGTTGAGCTTCTATAACTTCGACGGTGACAACATTCCTGTTATTCAAGGTTCGGCTCTTGGTGGTCTGAACGGCGATGCACAGTGGGTTAAAACCATTGAAGAGCTGATGCAGAGCGTGGATGATTTCATCCCCCTGCCTCCTCGTATGACCGATCTTCCATTCCTTATGCCCGTAGAGGACGTATTCTCGATCACTGGTCGTGGTACAGTTGCTACCGGTCGTATCGAACGGGGTATCATCAACTCAGGTGAGCAAGTTGAAATCCTGGGTATGGGTGCTGAAAACCTGAAATCAGTTGTAACGGGTGTTGAAATGTTCCGGAAAATTCTGGACCGTGGTGAAGCCGGTGACAACGTAGGTCTTCTGCTCCGTGGTATTGAAAAAACCGATATCCGTCGTGGTATGGTTATTTGTAAGCCAGGTTCTGTAACCCCACACTTGAAGTTCAAGGCTGAGGTTTACGTTCTGTCGAAAGAAGAAGGTGGTCGTCACACCCCATTTTTCAACAAATACCGTCCGCAGTTCTACTTCCGTACCACAGACGTAACAGGTGAGATTACTCTTCCTGCAAACGTTGAGATGGTAATGCCTGGTGATAACATCACCATCGAAGTAAGTCTGATCAACAAAATCGCTATGGAGAAAGGTCTTCGTTTCGCTATTCGCGAAGGTGGCCGTACCGTAGGTGCTGGTCAGGTAACGGAAATCCTCGACTAA
- a CDS encoding ribosomal protein L1 (TIGRFAM: ribosomal protein L1~PFAM: ribosomal protein L1~KEGG: dal:Dalk_1924 ribosomal protein L1): MAKLTKKQKEAQSKYDAAKEYSLQQAAEILKEISYTKFDASVDIDVRLGVDPRKADQMVRGVATLPHGTGKTVRVLVLCTPDKENEAKEAGADFVGLDDYIQKIEQGWTDIDVIITMPNVMAKVGRLGKVLGPRGLMPNPKSGTVTPDVAKAVREVKAGKIDFKVDKTGIIHTSIGKVSFTPEKLAENAQEIIATLMRLKPSSAKGTYVKTINLSSTMSPGVTIDKGTVAGI; encoded by the coding sequence ATGGCTAAGTTAACGAAAAAACAAAAAGAAGCTCAATCGAAATACGATGCTGCTAAAGAATACTCGCTCCAACAGGCTGCCGAGATTCTGAAGGAGATTTCGTACACGAAGTTTGACGCTTCTGTGGATATTGACGTTCGGTTGGGCGTTGACCCGCGTAAAGCCGACCAAATGGTTCGTGGTGTTGCCACGCTGCCACATGGCACCGGTAAGACGGTTCGCGTTCTGGTGCTTTGCACCCCGGACAAGGAAAACGAAGCGAAAGAAGCTGGTGCTGATTTCGTGGGCCTGGATGACTACATTCAGAAGATCGAACAAGGCTGGACAGACATCGACGTGATCATCACGATGCCGAACGTTATGGCTAAAGTTGGTCGTCTGGGTAAAGTTCTTGGTCCACGCGGGCTGATGCCAAACCCGAAATCGGGTACGGTAACTCCCGATGTAGCTAAGGCGGTTCGTGAGGTGAAGGCTGGTAAAATCGACTTTAAAGTTGACAAAACCGGTATCATTCACACCAGTATTGGTAAAGTATCGTTTACGCCAGAAAAACTGGCTGAAAACGCGCAGGAAATCATCGCTACGCTGATGCGTCTGAAGCCTTCGTCGGCTAAAGGAACATACGTGAAGACGATCAACCTGTCGAGCACGATGAGTCCGGGAGTAACGATTGATAAAGGCACAGTAGCCGGAATTTAA
- a CDS encoding NusG antitermination factor (KEGG: tcx:Tcr_0283 NusG antitermination factor~TIGRFAM: transcription termination/antitermination factor NusG~PFAM: NGN domain protein; KOW domain protein~SMART: NGN domain protein) — protein MSGIQWYVIRAVSGQEKKIKSYLDNEIIRQKLDEVIPQVLIPAEKVYEMRNGKKRVREKSFFPGYILISADLGNNRALDMILNMPGVLGFLGNSQAGTTSKVPVPLRQAEVNRILGKVDEEAQEVAAPTVAYIKGESVKVVDGPFGGFIGTVEEVFDDRKKVNVVVKIFGRNTPVELSYAQVEKEL, from the coding sequence ATGAGCGGCATACAGTGGTACGTCATACGGGCGGTATCAGGGCAGGAGAAGAAAATTAAATCCTACCTTGATAACGAAATCATCCGGCAAAAATTGGACGAAGTAATTCCGCAGGTTCTTATTCCGGCGGAAAAGGTGTACGAAATGCGTAACGGTAAGAAACGCGTTCGGGAAAAATCATTTTTCCCTGGCTACATTTTGATTTCGGCTGATTTAGGTAATAACCGGGCACTCGATATGATTCTGAATATGCCGGGTGTATTAGGCTTTCTAGGTAATTCACAAGCCGGAACAACATCAAAAGTGCCCGTTCCACTGCGTCAGGCTGAAGTAAACCGCATTCTGGGTAAAGTTGACGAAGAAGCGCAGGAAGTAGCTGCCCCAACCGTTGCTTATATCAAGGGTGAGTCCGTTAAAGTTGTTGATGGTCCTTTTGGGGGTTTCATCGGCACAGTAGAAGAAGTATTCGACGACCGGAAGAAAGTGAACGTCGTTGTTAAAATATTTGGCCGGAATACACCGGTAGAACTCAGTTACGCGCAAGTAGAAAAGGAGCTCTGA
- a CDS encoding preprotein translocase, SecE subunit (TIGRFAM: preprotein translocase, SecE subunit): MDKFISFLKASWEEVQHNVTWPKFSDLQSSSTLVLVASLIFALLVGLIDLVFENGLNAFYQSF; this comes from the coding sequence ATGGACAAGTTTATTTCGTTTCTGAAAGCCTCCTGGGAGGAAGTTCAGCACAACGTGACTTGGCCCAAATTCAGCGATCTGCAATCCAGTTCAACGCTGGTACTGGTAGCATCGCTGATTTTTGCGCTATTGGTTGGTCTGATAGATTTAGTATTTGAGAACGGACTGAACGCATTCTATCAGTCATTCTAA
- a CDS encoding DNA-directed RNA polymerase, beta subunit (KEGG: gur:Gura_1061 DNA-directed RNA polymerase subunit beta~TIGRFAM: DNA-directed RNA polymerase, beta subunit~PFAM: RNA polymerase Rpb2 domain 6; RNA polymerase Rpb2 domain 7; RNA polymerase Rpb2 domain 3; RNA polymerase Rpb2 domain 2; RNA polymerase beta subunit; DNA- directed RNA polymerase, beta subunit, external 1 domain) gives MIGYPDFLDIQVKSFKDFFQLDTPSNQRSEEGLFKVFQENFPISDSRENFKLEFIDYLVDPPKYSVDESIDRGLTYSVPLKAKLRLTNNDPDNEDFETIEQEVFLGNIPYMTEKGSFVINGAERVIVSQLHRSPGVFFSMSKHTNGTKLYSARIIPFKGSWIEFSTDVNNVMYAYIDRKKKFPVTTLLRAIGFGSDKDILDLFGLSEEVPATPANLKKAIGRRLAARVLRTWTEDFVDEDTGEVVSISRNEVLLERDSAISADDIDVITESGQKSVILHKEDMNMADYNIIYNTLQKDSSNSEKEAVEQIYRQLRNADAPDEQTAREIIQSLFFSDKRYDLGDVGRYRINKKLGLDISSDMKVLTTEDIVSIVKYLIGLINSKAVVDDIDHLSNRRVRTVGEQLYAQFGVGLARMARTIKERMNVRDNEDFKPVDLINARTLSSVINSFFGTNQLSQFMDQTNPLAEVTHKRRMSALGPGGLSRERAGFEVRDVHYTHYGRLCTIETPEGPNIGLISSLCVYAKINSMGFIETPYRIIENGKVSMDKPVMYLTAEEEDTHYIAQANAGIDKKGNFQVDRLKARFEGDFPMAEPANVTFMDIAPNQIVSVAASMIPFLEHDDANRALMGSNMQRQAVPLLRPEAPIVGTGLEGRVAVDSRTLVIAEADGVIEFVDSTKIIVKYNLDEDQMAVTFDEDRKTYNLIKFRRTNQDTCINIKPTVLKGQRVKKGDVLCEGYATQAGELALGRNMKVAFMPWQGYNFEDAIVISERVVREDIFTSIHIEEFELEVRDTKRGEEELTSEIPNVSEETVRNLDENGIVRVGTEVKEGDILIGKITPKGESDPTPEEKLLRAIFGDKAGDVKDASKKAPPSLKGVVIDTKLFARPAKEDRGKHKDEVKALMKKYGRELNDFRARMIEKLVALLDGKTSAGVKHKFGDEIVSKGVKFSRKNITENLFPDRNAYRDESSYAVPEEANLLSDMNLEGWTDDEKVNMMVVELVKSYNNRRSEITGRFKRERFTLEVGDELPAGIVKLAKVYIAKKRKLKVGDKMAGRHGNKGVVARIVRDEDMPFLEDGTKVDIVLNPLGVPSRMNLGQIYETVLAWAGQKLDRKYATPIFDGATEQQVADELNEAGLPSFGRTYLYNGLTGDRFDQPVTVGIIYMLKLGHLVDDKMHARSIGPYSLITQQPLGGKAQFGGQRFGEMEVWALEAFGASNILQEILTVKSDDVVGRAKAYEAIVKGENLPKPNIPESFNVLVHELRGLALEITLE, from the coding sequence GTGATTGGGTATCCAGACTTTCTGGATATTCAAGTAAAATCCTTCAAAGATTTTTTCCAGCTTGACACTCCCTCCAACCAACGGTCGGAGGAAGGCTTGTTCAAGGTATTCCAGGAAAATTTCCCCATTTCAGACTCCCGTGAAAACTTCAAGCTGGAGTTCATCGACTATCTGGTTGATCCCCCGAAGTACTCGGTTGACGAGTCTATCGACCGGGGTTTGACGTATTCGGTGCCTTTGAAAGCCAAACTGCGTCTGACAAACAATGACCCCGACAACGAGGACTTTGAGACTATTGAGCAGGAGGTGTTCTTAGGGAACATTCCGTATATGACCGAGAAAGGCTCGTTTGTCATCAACGGAGCCGAACGTGTGATTGTTTCTCAATTGCACCGTTCGCCAGGGGTGTTCTTTTCAATGAGCAAACACACGAATGGGACCAAGCTGTATTCAGCGCGGATTATTCCATTCAAAGGCTCATGGATCGAATTCTCAACCGACGTTAATAATGTCATGTACGCGTACATCGACCGGAAAAAGAAGTTCCCGGTTACTACGCTTTTACGTGCTATCGGCTTCGGTTCGGATAAGGACATTCTTGACCTGTTCGGTTTATCGGAAGAAGTACCGGCAACGCCTGCCAACCTGAAAAAGGCCATTGGCCGTCGGTTAGCGGCTCGGGTACTGCGCACGTGGACGGAAGACTTTGTGGATGAAGATACGGGCGAAGTAGTATCAATCAGCCGGAACGAGGTGCTCCTGGAGCGCGACTCGGCCATTTCGGCGGATGACATTGATGTAATTACGGAATCAGGTCAGAAATCAGTCATCCTGCACAAGGAAGACATGAATATGGCCGATTACAACATTATTTACAACACGCTGCAGAAAGATAGCTCCAACTCTGAAAAAGAGGCTGTGGAGCAAATCTATCGGCAGCTTCGGAACGCTGATGCACCTGACGAGCAAACCGCTCGGGAGATCATCCAAAGCTTGTTCTTCTCGGATAAGCGGTATGACCTTGGTGATGTAGGCCGTTACCGGATCAACAAAAAACTCGGTCTTGACATTTCGTCGGACATGAAAGTACTGACCACAGAAGACATTGTGTCGATTGTGAAGTACCTGATTGGTCTGATCAACTCAAAGGCCGTTGTCGATGACATTGACCACCTCAGCAACCGACGTGTTCGGACAGTAGGGGAGCAATTATATGCACAGTTCGGCGTCGGTCTGGCTCGTATGGCCCGGACGATTAAAGAACGGATGAACGTACGGGACAACGAGGATTTTAAACCTGTTGACCTGATCAATGCCCGGACGCTTTCGTCGGTCATTAACTCGTTCTTCGGTACTAACCAGCTGTCGCAGTTTATGGACCAGACCAATCCGCTGGCCGAAGTGACGCACAAGCGTCGTATGTCGGCACTCGGGCCCGGTGGTCTGTCGCGTGAGCGGGCTGGTTTCGAAGTTCGTGACGTACACTACACGCACTACGGTCGTCTGTGTACTATCGAAACGCCGGAAGGTCCAAACATTGGTCTGATCTCGTCGCTTTGCGTCTATGCTAAAATCAATAGCATGGGCTTCATTGAGACGCCGTACCGGATCATTGAAAACGGAAAGGTATCGATGGATAAGCCGGTCATGTATCTGACAGCTGAAGAAGAAGATACCCATTACATTGCCCAGGCCAACGCAGGCATCGACAAGAAAGGTAATTTTCAGGTAGATCGCCTGAAAGCCCGTTTTGAAGGTGACTTCCCAATGGCTGAACCGGCTAACGTAACCTTTATGGATATCGCCCCGAACCAGATTGTATCGGTGGCAGCTTCCATGATCCCGTTCCTTGAGCACGACGATGCTAACCGCGCCCTGATGGGTTCGAACATGCAGCGTCAGGCAGTGCCGCTCCTTCGTCCTGAAGCCCCAATCGTGGGTACAGGTCTGGAAGGCCGCGTTGCTGTTGACTCGCGTACACTGGTTATTGCTGAAGCCGATGGTGTTATTGAGTTTGTTGACTCAACCAAAATCATCGTTAAGTACAACCTCGACGAAGATCAGATGGCGGTTACCTTCGATGAAGATCGGAAAACGTACAACCTCATCAAATTCCGGCGGACAAACCAGGATACATGCATCAACATCAAACCAACTGTACTGAAAGGGCAGCGGGTGAAGAAAGGTGATGTACTGTGCGAAGGCTATGCCACGCAGGCTGGCGAGCTGGCTTTGGGCCGGAACATGAAAGTAGCGTTCATGCCCTGGCAGGGATATAACTTTGAGGATGCTATCGTGATTTCGGAGCGCGTTGTGCGTGAAGATATCTTCACCTCAATTCACATTGAAGAGTTTGAACTGGAAGTTCGTGACACCAAGCGGGGCGAAGAGGAATTAACCTCCGAAATCCCGAACGTAAGCGAAGAAACGGTTCGTAACCTCGATGAGAACGGTATCGTTCGCGTGGGTACGGAAGTGAAGGAAGGCGATATACTGATCGGTAAGATTACACCGAAAGGCGAAAGCGATCCAACACCGGAAGAAAAACTTCTCCGTGCTATTTTCGGTGATAAAGCCGGCGACGTGAAAGATGCTTCCAAAAAAGCACCGCCATCCCTCAAAGGTGTCGTTATTGATACCAAGTTGTTTGCCCGTCCGGCCAAAGAAGACCGGGGTAAGCACAAAGACGAGGTTAAAGCACTGATGAAAAAATACGGCCGTGAGTTGAATGACTTCCGTGCCCGTATGATTGAGAAGCTGGTCGCTTTGCTGGATGGTAAAACCAGCGCGGGTGTCAAACACAAGTTTGGCGATGAAATTGTGAGCAAGGGTGTGAAGTTCAGCCGTAAGAATATTACGGAAAACCTCTTCCCCGATCGCAATGCCTACCGCGATGAAAGCAGTTACGCTGTGCCGGAAGAAGCCAACCTGTTGTCGGACATGAACCTTGAAGGTTGGACGGACGATGAGAAGGTGAACATGATGGTTGTCGAACTGGTGAAGAGCTACAACAACCGTCGTAGCGAAATCACGGGTCGGTTCAAGCGTGAACGGTTTACCCTCGAAGTTGGTGACGAATTACCAGCCGGTATCGTGAAGCTGGCCAAAGTTTATATCGCCAAGAAGCGGAAGCTGAAAGTAGGGGATAAAATGGCCGGTCGCCATGGTAACAAAGGGGTTGTTGCCCGGATTGTGCGGGATGAAGACATGCCGTTCCTGGAAGATGGAACGAAAGTGGACATCGTGCTTAACCCGCTTGGTGTACCTTCCCGGATGAACCTCGGCCAAATCTATGAAACTGTACTGGCCTGGGCTGGTCAGAAACTGGATCGGAAGTATGCAACGCCAATTTTCGATGGCGCAACGGAGCAACAAGTAGCAGACGAGTTGAATGAAGCCGGTTTGCCTTCATTCGGCCGTACATACCTCTACAACGGACTAACGGGTGATCGTTTCGACCAGCCGGTAACCGTAGGTATCATCTACATGCTTAAACTCGGCCACTTGGTCGACGATAAGATGCACGCCCGTTCGATCGGACCCTACTCGCTCATTACACAGCAGCCGCTGGGTGGTAAGGCGCAGTTTGGTGGTCAGCGTTTCGGTGAGATGGAAGTGTGGGCGCTGGAAGCCTTCGGTGCTTCGAACATCCTGCAGGAAATTCTGACCGTAAAATCGGATGACGTTGTTGGTCGTGCGAAGGCATACGAGGCTATCGTAAAAGGTGAGAACCTGCCGAAGCCAAACATTCCGGAGTCGTTCAACGTACTCGTACACGAGTTGCGCGGTCTTGCACTTGAAATTACACTTGAATAA
- a CDS encoding ribosomal protein L11 (KEGG: gbm:Gbem_0922 ribosomal protein L11~TIGRFAM: ribosomal protein L11~PFAM: ribosomal protein L11~SMART: ribosomal protein L11), which translates to MAKEVGGYVKLQVKGGQANPSPPIGPALGSKGLNIMEFCKQFNGRTQDKMGTVLPVLITYYKDKSFDFVIKTPPAPILLLEAAKLKGGSAQPNRNKVGSVTWDQIRTIAETKMPDLNAFTVESAMKQVAGTARSMGITVTGTAPFEN; encoded by the coding sequence ATGGCAAAAGAAGTAGGTGGCTACGTAAAGCTGCAAGTCAAAGGTGGGCAAGCCAATCCCTCACCTCCGATCGGTCCGGCACTGGGTTCCAAAGGTTTAAATATCATGGAATTCTGCAAGCAATTCAACGGCCGGACGCAGGATAAAATGGGTACGGTGCTGCCAGTTTTGATCACGTATTACAAGGATAAATCCTTTGATTTCGTCATCAAGACTCCACCGGCACCGATTCTGCTGTTGGAAGCAGCTAAGCTGAAAGGCGGCTCTGCTCAACCAAACCGCAACAAAGTGGGCTCTGTAACATGGGACCAAATCCGGACGATCGCGGAAACGAAGATGCCCGATTTGAACGCGTTTACAGTAGAGTCTGCAATGAAGCAGGTGGCCGGTACGGCCCGCAGTATGGGAATCACGGTGACGGGCACAGCGCCCTTCGAGAACTAA
- a CDS encoding ribosomal protein L10 (PFAM: ribosomal protein L10~KEGG: dol:Dole_0700 ribosomal protein L10): MKREDKGAIIEELTGKFQSTPFFYITEANGMTVAETNNLRRMCFERGIEYRVVKNSFIKKALETLDTDYTPFNDTVLHGQSAVMFHAENGKAPAKLIKEFRRTNDKLQLKAASIDYSLFIGADQLDTLIALKSKEELVGEIIGLLQSPAKNVISALQGGGNKLAGILKTLSEREEAA; this comes from the coding sequence ATGAAGCGCGAGGACAAAGGAGCAATTATTGAGGAATTAACTGGAAAGTTCCAGTCGACTCCCTTCTTCTACATCACGGAAGCCAATGGCATGACGGTTGCTGAAACAAACAACCTCCGTCGGATGTGTTTTGAGCGGGGTATTGAGTACAGAGTGGTGAAGAACAGCTTCATCAAGAAAGCACTCGAAACCCTCGATACGGATTATACACCGTTCAACGATACGGTGCTTCATGGCCAATCGGCAGTGATGTTTCACGCTGAAAACGGCAAAGCACCGGCCAAGCTTATCAAGGAGTTCCGTAGAACGAACGACAAGCTGCAATTGAAGGCTGCTTCTATTGATTATAGCCTATTTATTGGTGCTGATCAACTCGACACGCTCATCGCACTGAAGAGCAAAGAAGAGCTGGTTGGCGAAATCATCGGTCTGCTACAATCGCCTGCCAAAAACGTCATTTCGGCGTTGCAAGGTGGTGGCAACAAATTGGCCGGTATCCTCAAAACGCTGTCGGAGCGCGAGGAAGCAGCTTAA
- a CDS encoding ribosomal protein L7/L12 (TIGRFAM: ribosomal protein L7/L12~PFAM: Ribosomal protein L7/L12~KEGG: sit:TM1040_0233 50S ribosomal protein L7/L12), whose amino-acid sequence MADLKAFAEQLVSLTVKEVNELATILKDEYGIEPAAAAPVMVAGGGAGAGDAAPAVAEKTSFDVVLKSAGAAKLAVVKLVKDLTGLGLKEAKELVDTAPKPVKEGVSKDEADALRKQLEEAGAEVEVK is encoded by the coding sequence ATGGCAGATTTGAAAGCGTTCGCGGAGCAGCTTGTAAGCCTGACAGTTAAAGAAGTTAACGAACTGGCTACGATCCTGAAGGATGAGTATGGTATCGAACCGGCTGCAGCCGCTCCCGTAATGGTAGCTGGTGGTGGTGCAGGTGCAGGTGATGCTGCTCCAGCTGTTGCTGAGAAGACTTCGTTCGACGTTGTTCTGAAGTCGGCTGGTGCTGCTAAACTGGCTGTAGTTAAATTGGTGAAAGACCTGACCGGTCTGGGCCTGAAAGAAGCCAAGGAATTGGTTGACACAGCGCCGAAGCCAGTTAAAGAAGGTGTAAGCAAAGACGAGGCTGACGCACTGCGTAAGCAACTCGAAGAAGCTGGTGCTGAAGTAGAAGTTAAGTAA